A DNA window from Synechococcus sp. UW179A contains the following coding sequences:
- a CDS encoding nucleotide sugar dehydrogenase, producing the protein MPVASIRSICCIGAGYVGGPTMAVIADRCPEVQVTVVDINQTRIDAWNDNDLSQLPVYEPGLDSVVGRARGRNLHFSTAVDDAIAAADMVFISVNTPTKTKGLGAGQASDLRWVEACARQVAKSARGHTIVVEKSTLPVRTAEAVKAILSAAEQSSEEPQKTFAVLSNPEFLAEGTAIPDLESPDRVLIGGEHPQAIDALASVYGHWVPQERILRTNLWSSELSKLTANAFLAQRISSINSVAALCEATGADVREVARAIGTDSRIGSKFLQVGPGFGGSCFQKDILNLVYLCRHFGLPDVANYWESVVQLNSWQQHRIARTVVQKLFGTVTGKRLAILGFAFKADTNDTREAPAIRIAKDLLEEGAQLAIHDPKVDSDQIARDLNLPASTAPDAESGPTRAALSGEGTWWPSDDIASALKGADAVLILTEWNHYRELDWSALAPLMRQPAWVFDARSVVTPAEVQAACLNLWRVGEGQP; encoded by the coding sequence ATGCCTGTTGCTTCAATTCGTTCTATCTGTTGCATTGGTGCTGGTTACGTGGGCGGGCCGACCATGGCTGTCATAGCCGACCGTTGTCCTGAAGTTCAAGTCACCGTTGTCGACATCAATCAGACCCGCATCGATGCTTGGAATGACAATGATTTGAGCCAGCTGCCGGTGTACGAACCAGGGCTTGATTCTGTGGTGGGACGAGCGCGCGGCCGCAACTTGCATTTCTCAACTGCGGTGGATGATGCGATCGCAGCTGCTGACATGGTGTTCATCTCTGTGAACACACCCACAAAGACCAAGGGCCTTGGAGCTGGTCAGGCCAGCGACCTTCGCTGGGTAGAGGCTTGTGCTCGCCAGGTGGCCAAGTCGGCAAGAGGTCACACGATCGTCGTGGAGAAGAGCACACTCCCAGTACGCACGGCAGAAGCGGTCAAAGCCATCCTTTCTGCTGCTGAACAGTCCAGCGAAGAACCACAGAAAACCTTTGCGGTTTTGTCTAATCCAGAATTTTTGGCGGAAGGCACCGCGATACCGGATCTTGAATCGCCGGACAGGGTGCTCATTGGTGGTGAACATCCTCAGGCCATCGATGCTTTGGCATCGGTGTATGGCCATTGGGTTCCTCAGGAGCGAATTTTGCGCACCAACCTTTGGAGCAGCGAACTGTCCAAGCTCACGGCGAATGCTTTTCTCGCACAGCGGATTAGCTCAATCAATTCTGTTGCGGCTCTCTGTGAAGCCACAGGCGCTGATGTGCGCGAGGTGGCCCGCGCAATCGGCACTGACAGCCGTATTGGTTCGAAATTTCTCCAGGTCGGTCCAGGCTTCGGGGGCAGTTGCTTCCAGAAAGACATCCTCAACCTTGTCTACCTCTGTAGGCATTTTGGGCTTCCCGATGTGGCCAACTATTGGGAATCGGTGGTGCAGCTGAACAGTTGGCAGCAACACCGCATTGCTCGCACGGTGGTGCAGAAACTGTTCGGCACCGTCACAGGCAAACGCTTGGCCATTCTTGGTTTTGCCTTCAAGGCCGACACCAACGACACCCGTGAAGCTCCGGCTATTCGCATTGCCAAGGATCTCTTGGAAGAGGGCGCTCAGCTCGCCATCCATGATCCCAAGGTGGATTCGGATCAAATTGCCCGTGATCTGAACTTGCCAGCCAGCACCGCACCCGATGCCGAGTCAGGTCCTACTCGGGCTGCACTCAGCGGCGAGGGCACTTGGTGGCCGAGTGACGACATCGCCTCGGCTTTGAAGGGAGCGGATGCCGTGCTCATCCTCACGGAGTGGAACCACTATCGAGAGCTCGATTGGTCGGCACTGGCTCCGTTGATGCGTCAGCCCGCCTGGGTGTTTGATGCCCGATCGGTGGTCACGCCGGCTGAAGTTCAGGCCGCCTGTCTAAACCTCTGGCGTGTGGGTGAGGGGCAGCCATGA
- a CDS encoding nucleoside-diphosphate sugar epimerase/dehydratase translates to MNLHLDISWFFALSYRSRRFVLISLDIFLLLLAVWFSFWLRLAEPFHPLFLTSGIWVLIFSVLIGIPLYSYTGQYLSLTRYVGSFVFYQLAFRNGLLVLCLFSVGNIFNLPLPPRSSWILLWLLLTVFTGSIRFVLRDILLSIRSSPSKLQLRVVIYGAGEAGAQLAAALHLAGNHQIVAFLDDDSNLWGRSINGIPIQAPQTITEIKSSIDQILLAIPSLGKRERRSIIAQFQQQSLPVLSIPSVDDLTSGRARIDSLHPVSIEDLLGRDVVSPNLSLLSYEITDSVVCVTGAGGSIGSELCVQLVKFNPKCLLLLERSEPSLYAIEQKLLSLGCKKVNLVPVLGSACDIIMLNKLFADFSIDVVFHAAAYKHVPLVESNPVSGISNNVFSTLSLCNVCAKFSVRRFVLISSDKAVRPTNVMGATKRVAELIVQAFAQEASCIDDFELSSTRFAIVRFGNVLASSGSVVPLFRSQIASGGPITVTHPEIIRYFMTIPEAAQLVIQASALAKGGDLFLLDMGEPVRITDLAVQMILLSGLSVRDGSNPDGDIEIIFTGLRPGEKLYEELLIDAKSEVTEHPLIFRANEKSISPNALWSSLDSLESSVQNQRSDEALAILSELVPEWERYKLPVS, encoded by the coding sequence ATGAATTTGCACCTCGATATTTCTTGGTTTTTTGCACTGTCTTATCGTAGTCGTAGATTCGTTTTGATCTCTTTAGATATTTTTTTATTACTTTTAGCTGTTTGGTTTAGTTTCTGGTTGCGCCTTGCCGAACCGTTCCATCCTCTTTTTCTCACCTCAGGAATATGGGTTCTTATATTTTCTGTTTTAATTGGTATACCTCTTTACTCTTATACTGGCCAATATTTAAGCCTCACTAGATACGTCGGCAGTTTTGTATTCTATCAACTCGCATTTCGTAATGGCTTGTTAGTACTTTGTCTGTTCTCAGTCGGTAATATATTTAATTTACCATTACCTCCAAGAAGTAGTTGGATTTTGCTTTGGCTGCTTCTTACTGTTTTTACTGGGTCAATAAGGTTTGTTTTACGCGATATTCTTTTGAGTATCCGTTCATCACCTAGTAAACTTCAGCTTCGTGTTGTTATATACGGTGCAGGTGAGGCTGGTGCACAGCTTGCAGCTGCCCTTCATCTTGCTGGTAATCATCAAATCGTAGCTTTTCTCGATGATGATTCTAATCTTTGGGGTAGATCAATCAATGGCATTCCTATCCAGGCTCCGCAAACTATTACCGAGATTAAGTCTAGTATTGACCAAATTTTATTGGCCATTCCCTCATTAGGTAAGCGTGAACGTCGCTCCATCATTGCTCAATTTCAGCAACAATCTTTACCAGTTCTTAGCATCCCTTCTGTTGACGATTTGACCTCTGGGCGAGCTCGTATTGATTCTCTTCATCCTGTTTCTATTGAAGATCTCCTTGGCAGAGATGTTGTCTCACCTAATCTTTCGCTTCTTTCTTACGAAATTACTGATTCTGTTGTTTGCGTAACTGGTGCTGGTGGTTCAATTGGATCCGAACTATGTGTTCAACTTGTCAAATTTAATCCAAAATGTCTCTTACTTCTCGAAAGAAGTGAGCCCTCTCTTTATGCTATTGAACAAAAATTACTTTCACTTGGCTGCAAAAAAGTTAATTTAGTACCAGTACTTGGGTCGGCTTGTGATATTATTATGCTTAATAAGTTGTTCGCAGATTTTTCAATTGATGTAGTTTTTCATGCTGCAGCTTACAAGCATGTCCCCTTGGTTGAGTCGAACCCTGTTTCAGGCATTTCCAATAATGTTTTTTCTACACTTTCGCTCTGCAATGTTTGTGCCAAATTTAGTGTTCGTAGATTTGTCCTTATTTCCTCTGACAAGGCTGTTCGCCCTACAAATGTAATGGGAGCTACAAAAAGGGTTGCAGAGCTCATTGTTCAGGCCTTTGCCCAAGAGGCTTCCTGTATAGATGACTTTGAGCTTTCTTCAACACGTTTTGCAATTGTTCGGTTCGGTAATGTTCTTGCGTCCTCAGGCTCTGTTGTCCCACTCTTTCGCAGTCAAATTGCTTCTGGTGGTCCCATCACTGTTACTCATCCTGAGATAATTCGTTATTTTATGACTATTCCTGAAGCTGCTCAATTGGTTATACAGGCTTCAGCTCTTGCAAAGGGTGGCGATCTCTTTTTGTTAGATATGGGAGAGCCAGTAAGGATCACAGATCTTGCTGTACAAATGATTCTTCTTAGTGGTTTGTCAGTACGTGATGGATCTAATCCAGATGGCGACATAGAAATCATTTTTACTGGCTTGCGACCCGGTGAAAAGCTGTATGAAGAACTTTTGATTGATGCAAAGTCTGAGGTTACTGAGCATCCACTTATCTTTCGAGCCAATGAAAAGTCAATTTCACCTAATGCACTATGGTCAAGTCTCGATAGTCTGGAATCATCCGTGCAAAATCAGCGCTCTGACGAAGCTTTGGCTATACTTTCAGAGTTAGTACCTGAATGGGAGCGTTATAAGCTTCCGGTTTCATAA
- a CDS encoding glycosyl transferase: MFDFSLFFAFTASFFISYFALKLFLPFFSGKIIAHPNKRSAHTFAIPRGGGLVFVTISFVSSLLHLILTDSLYYQLSSSSFLSPFLLIICLPLGLVGFLDDYIELAMFPRFIFQFITCFAIVYLSPLFFKYIFSQQLFSSSLLLSLSSFFLLSIFFVGITNFSNFMDGLDGLLAGCMLVILGTAFISLNGSWPYWCLLGSLIGFLAFNWSPASIFMGDVGSNYLGAVFCGVLAFTPDWHHFLALILVSTPLLVDPFFCLLRRFLAGVPLLPPHNLHLYQRLHQSGKSHSYVSCIYVSFTLLLSISYLLGGLFSVACCSVFVLFGMVYLDFWIAVPFNKAAQPFIR; this comes from the coding sequence ATGTTTGACTTTTCATTGTTTTTTGCTTTTACAGCATCATTTTTCATTTCGTATTTCGCTCTTAAATTATTTCTTCCATTTTTTTCTGGAAAGATCATTGCGCATCCCAATAAACGTAGTGCTCACACTTTCGCAATCCCTAGAGGCGGCGGATTGGTTTTTGTAACTATAAGTTTTGTTTCTTCGCTTTTACATTTAATTTTGACTGATTCTCTGTATTATCAACTCTCATCTTCTTCTTTCCTTTCACCCTTTTTGCTAATAATATGTCTTCCGCTTGGACTTGTCGGTTTTTTAGATGACTATATAGAGCTGGCAATGTTTCCTAGGTTTATTTTTCAATTTATTACTTGTTTTGCTATTGTTTATCTTAGTCCATTGTTTTTCAAGTATATATTTTCTCAACAACTTTTCTCGTCCTCGCTTTTATTGTCTTTATCTTCCTTTTTTTTATTATCTATTTTCTTCGTTGGTATTACAAATTTCTCTAATTTTATGGATGGATTGGATGGTCTTCTTGCAGGCTGCATGTTAGTAATTTTGGGTACCGCCTTTATCTCTCTCAATGGGTCATGGCCTTATTGGTGTCTTTTGGGTTCACTCATTGGTTTTCTTGCCTTTAATTGGAGTCCAGCAAGTATATTTATGGGAGACGTTGGTTCTAATTATTTAGGTGCTGTATTTTGTGGTGTTTTAGCCTTTACTCCAGACTGGCATCACTTTTTAGCTCTCATATTAGTATCTACTCCCTTACTTGTAGATCCTTTTTTCTGCTTGTTAAGACGCTTTTTAGCAGGTGTTCCTTTACTTCCTCCTCATAACCTTCACCTTTATCAACGACTCCATCAATCTGGCAAGAGTCATTCTTATGTATCGTGTATTTATGTATCCTTTACATTATTACTTTCGATTTCTTATTTACTAGGTGGATTGTTTTCGGTCGCTTGTTGTTCTGTTTTTGTTTTGTTCGGTATGGTTTATCTAGATTTCTGGATTGCTGTTCCTTTTAATAAAGCAGCGCAGCCATTCATCCGATAG
- a CDS encoding NAD-dependent epimerase/dehydratase family protein, which produces MNIFVSGSNGFIGQKFCPRLASQGFSVTAFSRSEYAWQSDIVPAVHSSLKSFCRVKSLSRYDCVVHLAGRAHVLNEYSSDPLASYRASNVDDTLLLAKHAAFSGVKRFVYLSSIKVNGQSTSRDSPFTELDIPHPVDDYALSKLEAENALFALSAQTGMEIVIIRPPLIYGPKVKGNLNTVLKLLSLRVPLPFGAVTDNLRSFIFLENLIDLIIICIQHPSAANRVFLASDQDDVSTFDFLNLVGLSCNYSAFLFPVPRRFLKYMCILFGKYYLFDRLCNSLVVDSSLATTLLGWNPRFSLRLGLQKSLSDL; this is translated from the coding sequence TTGAATATTTTTGTTTCTGGTTCTAATGGTTTTATTGGTCAGAAATTCTGTCCACGCTTAGCTTCTCAGGGTTTTTCTGTTACTGCTTTTTCTCGGTCCGAATATGCTTGGCAGTCAGATATCGTTCCTGCTGTTCACTCTTCACTAAAATCTTTTTGTCGAGTCAAATCTCTTAGTCGATATGACTGTGTTGTGCACTTAGCTGGTCGCGCCCATGTTTTAAATGAATACTCTTCAGATCCGTTAGCTTCATATAGAGCATCAAATGTTGATGATACTCTTTTACTTGCTAAACATGCAGCTTTCTCTGGCGTGAAGCGATTTGTTTATCTCAGCTCAATTAAGGTTAATGGACAATCAACTTCTCGTGATTCACCTTTTACAGAGCTGGACATACCTCACCCTGTTGATGATTACGCTCTGTCGAAGCTCGAAGCCGAAAATGCTCTTTTTGCACTTTCAGCTCAAACTGGTATGGAAATTGTTATTATTAGACCCCCACTAATTTATGGGCCAAAGGTTAAAGGCAATCTTAACACCGTGCTAAAACTATTGTCTTTACGAGTTCCTCTTCCTTTTGGTGCCGTTACTGACAATCTTAGAAGTTTCATTTTTTTAGAAAATCTTATTGACCTCATTATTATTTGTATTCAACATCCCTCAGCCGCTAATCGTGTCTTTTTAGCTAGTGACCAAGACGATGTTTCTACATTTGACTTTTTAAATCTTGTCGGTCTTAGCTGTAATTATTCTGCATTTCTTTTCCCCGTTCCACGTCGCTTTTTGAAGTATATGTGCATTCTGTTTGGTAAGTATTATTTATTTGATCGTTTATGTAATTCACTTGTAGTAGATTCAAGTTTGGCAACTACTTTACTTGGTTGGAATCCAAGGTTTTCCCTTCGTCTGGGTTTGCAAAAATCTTTATCTGACCTCTGA
- a CDS encoding glycosyltransferase family 4 protein, which produces MKLFFVVNVDWFLFSHRLPVVEAALRAGYDVHIATTFTDFKYKSYLLDRGFIVHDLYIDRKGSNFFSIIATFFRLFVLFKSVSPHIAHLVTIQPVLLGGLAARLTGVKNVVFAISGFGHSQIITSLYSRLRLVLIQLFYKISLKAPCRVVMFQNPDDMYKLKSLCTLQDHECHLIHGSGVDIAKFAFSPIPYGIPIVFMASRLLATKGVREFIFAEKLLRESNVKCIFQLAGCPDYSNPTSLISSDLQALSLSSNVQFLGHRDDLETLMRQASVVCLPSYYPEGLPKVLCEASSCGRPIVTTDHPGCRDAIVPDSTGILIPIRDSHALAEAINTLLSNRLLMSNMGIAARKHAESYFDIDIIVEHHLFIYSTLSA; this is translated from the coding sequence ATGAAACTCTTCTTTGTTGTTAATGTTGATTGGTTTTTGTTCTCACATCGTTTGCCTGTTGTTGAGGCTGCCTTACGTGCTGGTTATGATGTTCACATAGCTACAACATTCACTGATTTTAAATATAAGTCATATCTTCTTGATCGTGGTTTCATAGTTCATGACCTTTACATAGATCGGAAAGGCTCAAACTTTTTTTCCATCATAGCCACCTTTTTTAGGCTTTTCGTGCTCTTTAAATCTGTTTCGCCTCATATTGCTCATTTAGTTACTATCCAGCCAGTTCTGCTAGGAGGGTTGGCCGCACGTTTGACAGGGGTAAAAAATGTAGTTTTCGCAATTTCTGGCTTTGGTCATTCTCAAATTATTACTTCCCTCTACAGCAGATTACGTCTGGTTTTAATTCAATTATTCTATAAAATTTCATTAAAAGCTCCATGTCGCGTTGTTATGTTTCAAAACCCCGATGATATGTATAAACTTAAATCATTATGTACCTTGCAAGATCATGAATGCCATTTAATTCACGGATCTGGAGTGGATATTGCCAAATTTGCTTTCTCTCCTATTCCTTATGGAATTCCTATAGTATTTATGGCTTCTCGTTTGCTTGCAACTAAAGGAGTTCGAGAATTTATATTCGCTGAAAAACTTCTTCGTGAAAGTAACGTAAAATGCATTTTCCAATTGGCTGGTTGTCCTGATTATTCTAATCCTACTTCTTTAATATCCTCTGATCTTCAAGCTCTTTCTCTTTCTTCCAACGTTCAATTCTTAGGCCATCGAGATGATCTAGAAACTCTAATGCGTCAAGCTTCTGTTGTTTGCCTGCCCTCTTATTATCCTGAGGGTCTACCAAAGGTTCTTTGTGAAGCATCTTCTTGCGGAAGACCTATAGTAACAACTGATCATCCTGGTTGTAGAGATGCTATCGTGCCTGATTCCACCGGTATATTAATCCCTATACGAGACTCACATGCATTAGCCGAGGCAATTAATACTTTGCTTTCTAATAGGTTGTTGATGTCCAATATGGGCATTGCTGCTAGAAAACATGCTGAATCATATTTTGACATTGATATTATAGTCGAACATCATCTTTTCATTTACTCAACACTTTCTGCATAA
- a CDS encoding PIG-L deacetylase family protein yields MVKSVLIVAPHPDDEVLGCGGAISYFSQKNYEITVLTVAAHMPPLYSKEVHEITVSEAQKAHQLLGVENSIFLDFPAVMLSQIDIASFNKSICDVVVKVDPQILFIPFYDRHIDHRLIFDSCLVASRPIRPNANLQLLACYETISESFWNAPGIEPQFTPNWFLDITAHIDSKCNAMLCYQSQVSLYPGPRSVEALRSLALFRGSQHGFAYAEAFHIIRMHNIL; encoded by the coding sequence ATGGTTAAGTCCGTTCTTATAGTTGCACCACATCCTGATGATGAGGTTCTTGGATGTGGTGGTGCGATATCATATTTTAGTCAAAAAAACTATGAAATTACCGTGCTTACTGTTGCTGCTCATATGCCCCCTCTTTATTCTAAAGAGGTTCATGAGATAACAGTTTCAGAAGCACAAAAGGCGCATCAGCTGTTGGGTGTTGAAAACTCTATTTTCTTGGATTTTCCAGCAGTTATGTTGTCTCAAATTGACATTGCATCATTCAATAAATCTATTTGTGATGTTGTTGTCAAAGTAGACCCTCAAATACTGTTTATTCCTTTCTATGATCGCCATATAGATCACCGCTTAATATTTGACTCCTGTCTTGTTGCATCTCGTCCTATTAGGCCTAATGCTAATCTTCAACTTCTTGCATGCTATGAAACTATTTCTGAAAGTTTTTGGAATGCGCCTGGAATTGAGCCTCAATTTACTCCAAATTGGTTCTTAGATATTACTGCTCACATTGATTCTAAATGTAATGCAATGCTTTGTTATCAATCGCAGGTTAGTCTTTACCCAGGACCTCGATCTGTTGAGGCTCTGCGGTCTCTTGCCCTGTTCAGGGGATCTCAACATGGCTTTGCATACGCTGAAGCTTTTCACATTATTAGAATGCATAATATTCTTTAA
- a CDS encoding carbamoyltransferase C-terminal domain-containing protein, with protein sequence MNLSLPCYHYPRLSILVFFLGLFEGHADPAACLVRDGKVIAYAEEERFLRNKHAFGLYPINAIKYCLNCVDISLSDISAVGIHWDIASFDNGTIASYFDELNSLFDVDEGTSRWQQSMLSSFTSKAVFNRHHFHWTKHFGSIDFPPIVGIPHHYAHAFQACFQSPFSSATCIVMDGSGDVDCTSIWKYENNAITKLFSRKIPHSLGWFYAAFTEFLGFEAYDGEYKVMGLASYGNCNENVRSKLNAILSPCDSNLYSLDPKYIHYGPHTYSKRFTDHLVELMGIQPRTPDQSLSQIHKDIAYEVQYLLESVVTHISDYAIQLTGIDNLCIGGGVGLNIKMNSALHRSTLVSDFFAHPLCSDGGAAQAAALVLGHRDNGNEVERLSTLALGPEYSDESIRKALDICKLPYQLSNNISLTAAQFISGGMVVGWFQGRMEAGPRALGQRSILADPRCVSSRDKVNAVIKFREDWRPFCPSIAEEFLDEYFDNYYNSPFMNNSFFATQKLKEIAPAIVHVDGTSRIQAVSKIHNPLYHSLLMSMNSIADLPILLNTSFNVKGEPIVMSPVDALRTFSASGMDCLCIGNYFLLKNHNISQNG encoded by the coding sequence TTGAACCTTTCGCTTCCATGCTATCATTATCCAAGATTATCTATTCTTGTGTTCTTCCTAGGTTTATTTGAGGGCCATGCAGATCCAGCAGCTTGTCTTGTTAGAGATGGAAAAGTCATTGCCTACGCTGAAGAAGAGCGTTTCTTACGTAATAAACATGCCTTTGGTCTTTACCCTATTAACGCGATTAAATATTGTCTAAATTGTGTTGATATTTCTTTATCTGACATCTCTGCTGTTGGTATTCACTGGGATATAGCTTCTTTTGACAACGGTACTATCGCTTCCTATTTTGATGAATTAAATTCTTTATTTGATGTTGATGAAGGTACTTCAAGATGGCAACAATCCATGTTGTCATCATTTACCTCCAAGGCAGTTTTCAATAGACATCACTTTCATTGGACTAAGCACTTTGGATCCATTGATTTCCCTCCAATAGTGGGTATTCCTCATCACTATGCGCATGCTTTTCAGGCATGTTTCCAATCTCCCTTCTCTTCTGCAACCTGTATTGTAATGGATGGTTCTGGAGATGTTGATTGCACCAGTATTTGGAAATATGAAAATAATGCAATAACTAAACTTTTTTCTAGAAAAATTCCGCACTCTCTCGGTTGGTTCTATGCAGCTTTTACAGAGTTTTTAGGTTTTGAAGCTTATGACGGAGAATACAAAGTTATGGGTTTGGCTTCTTACGGGAATTGCAATGAAAATGTTCGCTCTAAACTTAATGCTATTTTGTCTCCATGCGACTCAAATCTTTATTCTTTAGATCCGAAGTATATTCATTATGGCCCTCACACATATTCAAAACGGTTCACCGATCATCTTGTTGAATTGATGGGTATACAACCCAGAACACCCGATCAATCTTTGTCTCAAATTCACAAAGATATTGCATATGAGGTTCAATATCTGCTTGAAAGTGTTGTCACTCATATTTCAGATTATGCAATTCAACTTACCGGTATTGACAACTTGTGTATAGGTGGTGGAGTTGGACTTAATATAAAAATGAACTCAGCACTCCATCGTTCAACTTTAGTATCTGATTTTTTCGCCCATCCTCTTTGTAGTGATGGAGGCGCCGCACAAGCAGCTGCTCTGGTTCTTGGACATCGTGATAACGGTAATGAAGTTGAACGCTTATCTACGCTTGCTTTAGGCCCTGAGTATTCCGATGAATCAATCCGTAAAGCACTTGATATCTGCAAATTACCTTATCAATTATCTAATAATATCTCCCTAACTGCAGCTCAATTCATATCCGGTGGTATGGTCGTGGGTTGGTTTCAAGGGCGTATGGAAGCTGGTCCAAGGGCTCTTGGTCAAAGAAGTATCCTTGCTGATCCACGTTGTGTCAGCTCACGCGATAAGGTTAATGCTGTCATCAAGTTTCGTGAGGATTGGCGACCATTTTGCCCGTCTATTGCTGAAGAATTTCTTGATGAATATTTCGATAATTACTACAATAGTCCTTTTATGAATAATTCTTTTTTTGCAACACAGAAGTTAAAAGAAATTGCTCCTGCAATCGTTCATGTTGATGGTACATCCCGAATTCAAGCTGTTAGTAAGATTCACAATCCCTTGTATCATTCCTTACTTATGTCGATGAATTCAATTGCTGATTTGCCTATTCTCCTCAACACTTCATTTAATGTTAAAGGTGAGCCCATTGTGATGTCTCCTGTAGATGCTTTAAGAACCTTTTCTGCATCAGGCATGGATTGTCTCTGTATAGGTAATTATTTTCTTCTTAAAAATCACAATATCTCTCAAAATGGTTAA